A section of the Candidatus Zixiibacteriota bacterium genome encodes:
- a CDS encoding radical SAM protein, which translates to MKVLQYTGREDIAMVYIARMDNSRLVEFIESRQPPLPLKEKWVIIVSTLFGCPVGCPICDAGNFYKGKLTANEIFEQIDFLVGKRFPDRNIAVKKFKIQFARMGEPSFNPNVLKVLKSLPSKYNAPGMMPCISTIAPSGTDKFFDELIEIKDDLYKGKFQLQFSIHTTDIELRDRLIPVKKWDFAKIAGYGKRFYKTGDRKITLNFALERKSELDPKILHQYFDPDKFLIKVTPLNPTYKAAQNRLSSHIDPCQQQSGDEIAGKLQEYGYEVIISIGEATENYIGSNCGQYVMSHSKEKGAIPDGYTYTLKDYTLKKHNNTT; encoded by the coding sequence ATGAAAGTATTGCAGTATACCGGTCGGGAAGATATTGCTATGGTATATATAGCCCGGATGGATAACTCAAGGCTGGTAGAATTTATCGAATCGCGTCAACCGCCATTGCCACTGAAAGAAAAATGGGTCATCATTGTATCAACCCTGTTTGGTTGTCCGGTCGGCTGTCCTATATGTGATGCCGGCAATTTCTATAAGGGAAAATTAACCGCGAATGAAATCTTTGAACAGATAGATTTTTTAGTGGGAAAAAGGTTTCCTGACAGAAATATCGCAGTAAAGAAATTTAAAATCCAATTCGCCAGAATGGGAGAACCATCATTTAATCCAAATGTGCTGAAGGTTTTGAAAAGCTTGCCATCTAAATATAATGCGCCCGGTATGATGCCATGCATTTCAACTATAGCTCCATCCGGAACCGATAAATTTTTTGATGAACTTATCGAGATAAAAGATGATTTATATAAGGGGAAATTTCAACTTCAATTTTCAATTCACACTACGGATATTGAGCTAAGAGACCGATTGATTCCGGTGAAAAAATGGGATTTCGCCAAAATTGCCGGATATGGCAAGCGATTTTATAAAACCGGCGATAGAAAAATAACCTTGAATTTCGCGCTTGAAAGAAAATCGGAGTTAGACCCGAAAATCCTTCATCAATATTTTGACCCTGATAAATTTCTAATAAAAGTAACTCCGTTAAATCCAACCTATAAAGCGGCTCAAAACAGGCTCTCGTCCCATATTGACCCATGCCAACAACAATCAGGCGATGAAATAGCCGGCAAACTTCAAGAATATGGCTATGAGGTCATCATAAGCATCGGGGAGGCAACTGAAAATTATATAGGCAGCAACTGCGGGCAATACGTAATGAGCCATTCTAAAGAAAAGGGAGCTATCCCGGATGGGTATACATATACGCTTAAAGATTATACGTTAAAGAAGCACAATAATACTACGTAA
- a CDS encoding NAD(P)/FAD-dependent oxidoreductase: MKLEDIVIIGAGPAGIAAGIQLKRYGLKPVIIEKNEIGGLLKNANSVENYPGFPDSISGSDLTAYFRKQLENNSLAVYFEEATNLDFRQGIFIIETSKRSISSRIVLIGSGTKPVEFSDFRLSEEIKAKVFYEIYPLLNMKDKRFVIMGAGDAAFDYALNLSRYNNVVILNRGENEKCLPLLKERAKQANNIKYYMQTTIIKITVVSKQKLFIECNNPNGVLKLETHFLIFAIGRKPQLDFLSEGLRNNYKELEQKGLLYFIGDVKNDIYRQTAIAAGDGIKAAMKIRRKLRVITR; the protein is encoded by the coding sequence ACCTGCCGGAATTGCAGCGGGAATACAGCTTAAACGCTATGGACTAAAACCGGTCATCATTGAAAAAAACGAAATAGGGGGACTTCTGAAAAACGCAAACTCAGTGGAGAACTACCCCGGCTTTCCCGATAGTATCTCAGGCTCTGACCTGACAGCTTATTTTAGGAAACAGCTTGAAAATAATTCGTTGGCAGTATATTTTGAGGAAGCGACAAATCTTGACTTTCGGCAGGGAATATTTATTATTGAAACCTCGAAAAGGAGTATCTCATCAAGGATAGTACTGATAGGTTCAGGAACTAAGCCCGTTGAGTTTTCAGATTTTAGGTTATCGGAAGAAATCAAGGCAAAGGTATTTTACGAGATTTATCCCCTGTTGAATATGAAAGATAAAAGATTTGTTATCATGGGCGCAGGCGATGCTGCTTTCGATTACGCATTAAACCTGAGCAGATATAATAACGTAGTTATCCTGAATAGGGGCGAAAACGAAAAATGCTTACCCCTTTTAAAGGAAAGAGCAAAGCAAGCGAATAATATCAAATATTATATGCAAACCACGATTATTAAAATTACCGTTGTTTCCAAGCAGAAACTGTTTATTGAATGCAATAACCCAAATGGAGTTTTAAAACTCGAAACGCACTTCCTGATATTTGCTATCGGCAGGAAACCTCAGCTTGATTTTTTGTCAGAGGGATTGCGAAATAATTACAAAGAACTTGAGCAAAAAGGACTTCTCTATTTTATCGGCGATGTGAAAAACGATATTTACAGGCAAACAGCAATCGCGGCTGGAGACGGGATTAAAGCGGCAATGAAAATCCGCCGGAAACTGAGGGTAATTACTCGATGA